One genomic region from Armatimonadota bacterium encodes:
- a CDS encoding sugar isomerase domain-containing protein, with amino-acid sequence MAPKVDKEFLKNYPTEKPFLEICKEFLDKLEETQGENFRKAGEVIGKRLMQGRVIFAVGTGGHTYMPVMDMVHRAGALVAVDGILDLSTSPFAGGTRSIRLERLAGYYTELIDLYQIGKDDVVIVFNNIGVNNASIEACVASRERGAFVIAVSSVAWHEAIPLDHVTRHASKQHMSEVCDLYLDDYNPVGDSVQLVPGLGTPISPISTITYGYLVRRIEEEAIRYILSQGVEPEVFWSGNLKDGMAKNRQYERAYFRRLKIF; translated from the coding sequence ATGGCACCCAAGGTTGACAAGGAGTTTCTGAAGAACTACCCGACCGAGAAGCCTTTTCTGGAGATCTGCAAGGAGTTTCTGGACAAGCTGGAGGAAACTCAGGGAGAGAACTTCCGAAAGGCGGGGGAAGTCATCGGTAAGCGTCTCATGCAGGGCCGGGTCATATTCGCCGTGGGAACCGGTGGTCACACCTACATGCCGGTGATGGACATGGTCCACCGAGCCGGCGCGCTGGTGGCGGTGGACGGCATCCTGGACCTGTCCACCTCTCCTTTTGCCGGCGGCACCCGCAGCATTCGCCTGGAGAGGCTGGCCGGATACTATACCGAGCTGATTGACCTCTACCAGATCGGCAAGGACGATGTGGTTATCGTCTTCAACAACATCGGCGTCAACAACGCCTCCATCGAGGCCTGCGTCGCCTCGAGGGAGCGGGGGGCGTTTGTCATCGCAGTGAGCAGCGTCGCCTGGCACGAGGCCATTCCGCTCGACCATGTCACCCGTCATGCCAGCAAGCAGCACATGAGTGAGGTGTGCGATCTCTACCTTGATGACTACAATCCAGTAGGCGACTCGGTGCAGCTTGTGCCCGGCCTGGGGACGCCTATCTCCCCGATTTCCACCATTACCTATGGGTACCTGGTGCGCCGTATCGAGGAGGAGGCCATCCGCTATATCCTCAGCCAGGGAGTGGAGCCCGAGGTGTTCTGGAGCGGCAACCTGAAAGACGGCATGGCGAAAAACCGCCAGTATGAGCGCGCGTATTTCCGCCGCCTGAAGATATTCTGA